ATTGAAACCCAGTTCTCCTTTTCATCATACAAAATTTGGGTTACCCAATCATTTCAATTACTAGAGGCTGAAATATTTTTGAGGTCATGAGTAAGTTCCCATTTCGTGGGTTTTCAACTTTTCTAAGTTCAACTGAGAAAGAATCTATCACTACTGAACCTATAATTTCTGGGATTTTGAGGAGAAGGAACTGGAATCCGATTCCATTACCCCACAGAATGATTCCCGAACCCCATGGACAAGACCTTGATTTTGTTAATGTTTGCCACAGCCATCTAATTCATTCCGAATGGACTAAGCTTGACTCTATATCGAATGGCTTGACCGCATTTAGGGTAAAGCACCTTCTTTTAAAGATTCAGAAGGACCATGTTCTTTCACTTGAGTTTTTCAACTGGGTTGGGACTCAGAAGCCTAGTTTGCAGACTCTGGAAACCATTTCCATTATTCTCCACATTCTCACCAGAAACCGTAAATTTAAGTCCGCGGAAGCAATTTTGAGGACCATTCTTGCCTCAGATTCGATAGACTTTCCTTCTAAGTTGTTTGAAGCACTAGTATATTCGTATAGGTTATGTAATTCTTCTGCTTTTGTTTTCGACTCCCTTTTCAAGACTTTTGCGCATATGAGAAAGTTTAGAGATGCCACTGACACTTTCTGTAGAATGAAGGATTATGGCTTTTTGCCAACGGTTGTGTCCTGCAATGCATATATGAGCTCTTTgcttggtcttgatagagttgaTATTGCATTAGCATTCCATAGGGAAATGCGGCGCTATCGGATTTCACCGAATGTTTTTACTCTTAATATGGTAATGTGTGCTTATTGTAGGCTTGGTAAGTTAGACAAGGCTGCTGAGGTTTTTGGTGAGATGGAGAATATGGGTTGTAGTCCTACTGTTGCATCCTATAACACACTGATTTCAGGATACTGTAATAAAGGTCTTCTGAGCGTGGCTATGAACCTCAAAACATTGATGGGGAAGAATGGCATACACCCTAATGTGATTACTTTTAACACTCTTATCAATGGTTTCTGCAAAGAAGGGAAATTACATGAAGCAAATAGACTTTTTAGTGAGATGAAGGCCATAAAGGTGGATCCTAATACTGTAACATACAATATCTTAATAAATGGGTATGGCCAAGAGGGTAGTTGTGAAATGGGTAGTAGGCTTCATGAGGAGATGTCAAGGAATCGAGTAAAGGCTGATATTCTGACCTATAATGGCTTGATTTTGGGACTATGTAAGGAAGGCAAGACAAAGAAAGCTGCATATCTGGTTAAAGATCTTGATAAGGAGAACTTAGTTCCAAATGCATCTACTTTCTCTGCCCTGATTAGAGGGCAATGTGTGAGGAACAACTCTGACCGTGCCTTTCAGATATATAAAAGCATGGTCAGGGGCGGTTGCCATCCGAATGCACATACTTTCGAAATGTTGATTTCTACCTTTTGCAAGAATGAAGATTTTGATGGAGCAGTCAAAGTCTTAAAGGAAATGTTTTACAGATCTGTGATTCCTGATTTGGATATATTGTATAAGCTTTGTGCAGGACTATGCCAGGATGGGAAACAAAAATTGGTCCTGTTATTATGCTCTGAGATGGAAGCTAGGTGCCTTGTACCTCAAGGTTTTGACAAAGATAAGATTACCTGCTCGGGACATAATAATGAGAGCCAAGCATTCAGAGATAACTTTTAAGGATCCAGAGGACGAATCTACTGAAGTAACATAATTGATGATGATAATAAATATCAGATTGCTTCAttaattaagttatgttttactGTACTGTAAGTATTTCTGCCATTCCAATATTAATATTCTAGGTGACAGTTAGCAAATTTTTCGATGACAGTTATTTATGATGAATGCTAATTATGGTTGGTACGTATTTTTCTTACAGTCCGACAATTGTTTAGTTTTACTAAGAcacttattttatatttataaatgGGTATTACTATAGTAGTGATTGTTTTTAATCACTACTGATAAGCATTTTTAGTATTTTTGGCATATGAATAAGTTGTAAGTCTTTTTTTTTACATGATGGAGTATAATGTAGTTACTTAAGATTTCTCACAAATTTTTagtaaattatgaataatttagtATGCTGAAATCATGATTTAAACAGCTTGTTGCATGTGTACTTGCTTTGATATTTATAGTTGTTTCGATATTTATACTCACGTGTAACAAATTATTTGAATCCTAATTTCAGCATCTATAGTATACGGAATTTCCTAAAATTTTGTGAGAGGTTCCTAACTATGTTTTACACTGctacttaaaaaaaataagttgGAACTTTTCTATATAACGAAAGTACTAAAAGTATTTATAGGTAGTGTAAAAACAATTACTACCTGATAattttctcatatatatatattttggcaatatttttattatttataattgaattttttttgacaaaatactTATATTTGAATTTAACAATATTAGTTAGGTAATTATTGATAGTTTTTTTAGAATGAatagtttctattttattattttaatatttatattttgttttattacaGGTAAAAAAtcacacattattattattatatatataaaaaagtaatTTAGGAAGTTACAGGTGTCTTATTATCATGGTTATCGTTGTTATTATTGGCAACACGATGTTTCATTAGACAATGGTGAATTGTGCTTGCAACCCAGTATGATGGCAATATATACTTGCGTAAAATCGGTGAAGGTGTATGGATTAATCATAAAAATTGAGGTAACATTAtgttgtttatttgttttgttttaatatgATTTATGCTATGAGGATGGTAAATTAACAAGATTATGTGTGAGTTATTATTATGATTCAGGTAGATGATgattgataactctaggatttagagttatttttataatctttgaacttgcttttcaaaattaaaaagagTAATGAGTCCTTATTTCATGTAATTTTATCAGTTTTAGTGTGTTATTCTAGGTAGTGAGTCAGGGTAAGAGTTAGGTttgtattataatatttttcagtgTTTTTATGTAAATTATTGTGTTGTATTAATCAGGAAAGGAAGCTTACAAAATATGTGAAAGGGAACTGCTGGAAGCAAGGGGAAAAACGAATTCTGAAAGGGGCGTGTTGCTACTTCAATGCTGTAGCATCACTACACAGCAATGCAAGGGATCAGGCAGGTAACGTGGCTAGAAGACAGCTGGACTTAATGAGTGAAATCAGCGCCTATGTGGCTAGAATTTTAATAACTTAAGTCAGCTGGGTGATGTGGCACTTGGAGGACAATGTGGGAATTGACTTTCCTATTAGGGTAAAGGAAAGTACCCTAAGAGGAAGGGAGGAGCCCAAAAGAAGAGAGACCCCCATTATTGAAGATATTCTGAATTGTTTAAAGGAAAGTACCCTAAAAGGAAGGGAGGAGCCGAAAAGAAGAGACCCCCATTATTGAAGATATTCTGAATTGTTTAGAGAGAAGTACACAGAGAAAAGGGAGGACGAAAACAGAGAAAGGAGTACCAAAAAGAGGAGAAGAAGGCAGACGCACTGAGGGGGACTTGAGCTCACCaactcatctctctctctaatctttccctctcattttgtattaattttctatctagtttttctactcaaactCTATGGAACTTCTACTTTCTGGTTATGTGTTTGTAATTTCAGttatgaactaagtttttaagagatttgggtggttatgaaccctttgTATGAAGTAATAGTTTGAATGCATGGTTAGAGTAATTATATCATTGTTCAATTAAATGTGCTGGAATGTTGATTGAATGTTATGTACTGGCCATATTTAACATTTATTAAGCTTGATCTAACTTGGAAAAGTAAAACCCAGCTGAACCCATTTAATTGATGCAAGAACTTGCCTAGTTTTAGGTAATTTTGAGTAGTGGAATAGGAATATTTTGCTGCCTTGTATAACTGGAGATTTGGTGTTTGTTGGATTGTTTATAACCTGATTTAATGCAGGAATGTGTTGAGGGGGTTATAGAAAATATACTgtaagttttgggaaaaacttgctgGGCATTTATGAAATCTGTTAACTCTGATATAATTGCTGAAccattgctgtaacaactggaacgAAACAGAGGGGAATTAACCACCTAGATCCATTTTCTCACATCTGAAATTCACACAGAATTACTTCAATCGGTCTctaatttttagtttaattaaatttgattatttacATTTAATTCCAGAATTAATCACTCAACTGTTCTCTTGAATTGGTTACTTCATTTTAAATTGTTTTTAGTTGATATTGCATTTATTTAGTTCAAAAGTCCttgtggagacgaactttgatactttatcactgtattacttgtttgtgactgtgtatacttgcgcatattttaatcgttAGAATTTTCACAAcaatgatgatgatggtgatcgTGAGGAGAGTTAGATGAGATAGATAAGGCAGAAGATGATATCTCATGGACAAGCGATTGATGAAGCGAGGGAGATTATAGCTTCAATTATTGAATGAAATGTAGGCAGAACTATTTCAATCACATACCACCATGAATATGTATGCGGATGTCTTGTTTGATTTGCTAACATTGTTTGTCATGTCATGGCAGTTACTTTTCCAAGAGTGTGTTTTGGTTCGTATATAACAAACAAAATGGTCGGATGCTAGCAGTATAGCAGTCCCAATGGTTGCTTCAAAGTAGTCCAAatgtaaattattttaactaaatgacttaatATCTACTCCATCAACTAGTTTAGCACTAAACCTAATAAATTATATTCTAAATGTAGCTGAGCTTAAATTAGCTATCTAaacattttttaatatttatttttgtcctttttttcctttctctctcccattagtaaattttttattattcttttttcttttttaatatgtttttttttactttaactattaaataatatttataaatataatatttaaatgatgtaaaagaAAATATAGAGTAGTTGAtgtatggtgtaatgtaaaaATGTGAGGTAAAATATAAAAAGTGGGGTTTTAATGAGGTATTTTGATAAATAGAGTAGAGTAACCATTGAGAGTGCTCAGGTTATAGTCCCGCGGTGAGTttggtcaaataatttttcaatatgactgaaatgctttcaattattttattttctattttttaattcctttaatgaattttcttttttctaatacataaaaacaatttataaaacattttaaataaaaggaaatataaaaTATATCTGAAAagtaaaatgttaaaaataaaaaatctgagCTTCTCCTTCGTCTTCATCTTCAGGCAATCCTCGAACATGGACGAAGGTCTAGAGTAGAAGGTAAAGTAATGGCCTCCCCCTTCTATGCATTTCATTCtcattctcttttctttcttctctttcatTCAATCTAAATGGGTGTTTAAGAGTTTTGTGTTGATTTAGGGTTTTTCAGTATTAAGCTTTTTGGTAACAAGAGAATGACCTCTTACAACAACAACTCAGTGGCCGAAAATGGTATAAGATTCAGAAATAGGAGATGCAGTTGTGGCAAGAAATGTCTTGTGAGAATTAGTGAGTCAATAAATAATCCAAATCGTTTTTACTTTTGTTGTCCATTTAGGGAGAAAGGGTGTAAGTATTTCGCATGGTGGGGCGATGGAGATTTTGGGAAAAAATGTTTTGACAAGGAAGAAAGAGAGCAACAAGTCGTATCGAAATGATTCAAATCTTCAGGAAAGATTACAAAACTTGGAAGCCTATTTAGTTACTGGGAAATTGTTGTTGAAGATCTTGGGAACAATATGTTTGTTTTGTATGTTTCTAGTTTTGTGTATGGTAATGAAGATGTCATATTTAGTCTTTCTTGACTTAATTGAAGAGATTATTGTCAATTTGGTTCCATATAAAATTTTCTTTGTTTGAACTTCATGTGTTGTATATAAGTTGTATAAACCAATGATGAAATCGACATAAAGGGCATAAAAATGCATATTGTTCAAAAGGCATAAAGTAACATGCTTAATTTCAGTGTCAAAGCACTAACCAACATAATACAAGTTGTCTACTTTGAAATTGCATAACCAACAAAATACAAGCACAAAGTAAGTATCAAAAGGCATACATGAACCTGCTAAATTAGTGTCCAAAGCATTAACCAACAAAATAAAAGCTACCATTAAATACAGACAGAGAAAGTTATAATCAAAAGCTGATAATCCATAGTGTCTCAATCACTAAGCAAGCAGTGGTGTTCTAGGCTGCTGACAAAAGATAAATACTATCCAAAATACACAAAATCATGCTTTTTCTTAACTGTGTTGGCTGTGATTGAAACAAATCAGGTGGTGTTGCATAATCCTCAAACTCAGTTTGTAGATTCCCTACTTCAATTCCAGTTTCAGGTTGAACGTGTTCCTACAAAAAGAAACCAATTGGTTGGTCACCAATCATGTATACTCATTGACCAGACCAAGTAATGAAATATAATATTACATGCATTGTGGTATGACGAAAGCGAGCACGACCTGTGCCATGTGGTCTTCCTTTGCCTTTCTTCTTGTTGCCTTGTTCAAAAGCTACTGATGCAGCTGAAGTTGTAGCATGATCCTTGCTATGTCCCCTGCCCCGTATTGTACCTCGTCCTGTAGGTGCAGCTTGAGTTGCTTATTGTTTGTCAGAAGGAGGTTCCTTGCATGTACGTCTTGTATGACCAACTTGTTTGCAATTTTtgcatgtaacgccccaactccagggaccgttacggtgtgccttgtaaacaatgctaaactcgctaatcgagtcatttggccaaaatcgtgtagctaagtatgattagcggtttagggattaaaatttttggttaagatgtaacgtttcattagaacgtttaacatatatgctgggatcccaaaattataatttcagagtctactgcaataaaatatttacaacaggccgttctatgcggcaaaacagggtttaaccctagttccttctcaacctcggccgtggcgaatgagcagttgcatatgtacacgtcatcacctaagctctccaactcaaggatagtccaactttcttttgcctttacctgcaccacatatcacccatgagccgaagcccagcaagaaaacacaataaagcagagtataatatcaacaatgatcgtaataatcatccaggactctcagtcccaatataaataggtgacagtcgcaacagtcacgaaaatgggtacagccccctcaagccatgtgacgttagggtcactcgggcttaactgataagagaacctttcataagtttgatcaggataggtgtatggtgaatagtcaccaacataaccttcctcatgaccatagagtcataaccctggaacagcgttccctagccatgtgacaaacagtcaccggggccatatgccttggctctgaataactggtcttagaccagacaagcgcttataagttcatcgaccttagggtcggtccagcgttaataccccatatgagtcattcttgttgatatcgattagatctaatcttcatttggctcggcgttcacgACGCTATgacatttctgactcttaggttagcAAAACACGACCaatgttcaacccattgtgaacttgactaataaatcacagcttcacagatggatctaacaccattgccgattctggctaataagtcagtgccacaataagtcagtgccacaaacaagtaagccatgccaccaaacatatatcacatatctaatatccataaacaaggtattcaacatacttacttaacatgtactagtacaattaggactatgcacgaacacagaggctcaagctcttaacaatatcatactcaatatgtaaagcatgtcctaatcacgtttctcatgcatcatatgcattatattcaacaatccaacatgcagcaataataaccatgcatgtcacgtttaatagtcaaccaacatgcatcaagtatagccatgcatgtcacatacacacagggtgcagttttcttacctcagattcgagctagaacgaataagagaacgacccttgagaaaaatcaacttttagccctttagcggtcacctagtcataaccaaatataggataccatcaataaaaatgatcaacataggttcccaaaccaatatctagcctccgggacatcaatccacacttaatcgggtagtaggatcgaccccgaggcctaaagctagtatccctaagtcaaaaacccatttctggccaaaaatgcccttatgggccACGAACCTCCCTAGCCACGCCGCGGCTCACACTCAGACAGGGGCAAAACCTCTCCAGAAAGCCacacaggccgcggctcaccatagccaggcCGAGGCCCTTTACGCTAACCAGCaagccaccagcttgcttcccctACGTTTTTCTTTGAAACCaatccttcaaaccagtcccaaacatcaacctaatacccaattcaaccactaaacttcacctacaactcaccctcatcaaaactcaagttaaacatcaaccaaagttccattaattccaactttccacaaagaattcacaagctgaaaactaaagcccaaaacagagtaaaaccagagattccatggctgaaacttacctcaaactttattttga
This genomic interval from Humulus lupulus chromosome 8, drHumLupu1.1, whole genome shotgun sequence contains the following:
- the LOC133796583 gene encoding pentatricopeptide repeat-containing protein At4g26680, mitochondrial, which codes for MSKFPFRGFSTFLSSTEKESITTEPIISGILRRRNWNPIPLPHRMIPEPHGQDLDFVNVCHSHLIHSEWTKLDSISNGLTAFRVKHLLLKIQKDHVLSLEFFNWVGTQKPSLQTLETISIILHILTRNRKFKSAEAILRTILASDSIDFPSKLFEALVYSYRLCNSSAFVFDSLFKTFAHMRKFRDATDTFCRMKDYGFLPTVVSCNAYMSSLLGLDRVDIALAFHREMRRYRISPNVFTLNMVMCAYCRLGKLDKAAEVFGEMENMGCSPTVASYNTLISGYCNKGLLSVAMNLKTLMGKNGIHPNVITFNTLINGFCKEGKLHEANRLFSEMKAIKVDPNTVTYNILINGYGQEGSCEMGSRLHEEMSRNRVKADILTYNGLILGLCKEGKTKKAAYLVKDLDKENLVPNASTFSALIRGQCVRNNSDRAFQIYKSMVRGGCHPNAHTFEMLISTFCKNEDFDGAVKVLKEMFYRSVIPDLDILYKLCAGLCQDGKQKLVLLLCSEMEARCLVPQGFDKDKITCSGHNNESQAFRDNF